AGGCGGTGCGCGAAACCGCGTTCGATCGCCATACGTATGGCCACACGACGATGGGATTCGTCGAGGACATCAAGGCGATGCCGACGATGTACGACTACTCGCGGCGGTTCTTCGAGCGCTACTACCGCCCGGACAACGTCGTGCTGCTGATCGCCGGCGACATCGAACCGGATCGCGTGGTCGAACTCGCCCGCCGCTACTACGGCGATTGGAAACCGGGTTACGTGCCCCCCGAGATCCCGCCCGAGCCGGAGCAGACGCGGGAGCGGCGGATCGACGTCCCCTATCAAGGCCGCTCCCTCCCGATCATCTGGATCGCCTACAAGAACGACCGATTCCGCCCGGACGACCGCAACTGGGTCGCCTCCGATCTCCTCGCATCCCTTGCGTTCGGCGAGACCAGCGATCTGCACAAGGAACTGGTCTTGGACAAGCAATGGGTCGAGTTCATCGAGGCCGAAGTCAACGTCAACCGCGATCCAGGACTGATCGACATCATCTCCCGAGTGAAGGACCCGGAGAAGGTCGACGCCGTGCTGGAACGCATCGACAGCACGATTGCCCGCTTCCAGAAGGAGCTGGTTTCGGAGAAGCGGCTCGCCGACCTCAAGTCGAGGCTCCGGTACCGCTTTCTGATGGGGCTGGACACGCCCGACCACGTGGCGGCTTCCCTGGCGCGGATCGTGGCCGTGACCGGCGGAATCGAGGCGGTGGAAACCTACTACACAACGCTCGAACAGGTGACGCGGGAGGACGTCCGGCAGGCGGCCCTCCGGCTGACGCCGCAACGGCGGACCGTCGCGGTCCTGCGGGGGAAGAGCGAATGATCAGGCGACCGGCGTGCCCGCTCGTCGTCCTCTCCTTGCTGGTGGCGGCGGGC
Above is a window of Acidobacteriota bacterium DNA encoding:
- a CDS encoding insulinase family protein, which gives rise to MAGRAPGRPTPGGRAAGGPMIKIVLAVLCVLGVAGAGVALAGDPAGKVFPYPVRVETLDNGLQLILIPMPSEGLVAYWSIVRTGSRDEYEPGHTGFAHFFEHMMFRGTERHPADEYNRLITRMGADANAYTTDDLTAYHLGIAKEDLETVMELEADRFQHLSYDESAFKTEAGAVYGEYRKSKMSPFFSIYEAVRETAFDRHTYGHTTMGFVEDIKAMPTMYDYSRRFFERYYRPDNVVLLIAGDIEPDRVVELARRYYGDWKPGYVPPEIPPEPEQTRERRIDVPYQGRSLPIIWIAYKNDRFRPDDRNWVASDLLASLAFGETSDLHKELVLDKQWVEFIEAEVNVNRDPGLIDIISRVKDPEKVDAVLERIDSTIARFQKELVSEKRLADLKSRLRYRFLMGLDTPDHVAASLARIVAVTGGIEAVETYYTTLEQVTREDVRQAALRLTPQRRTVAVLRGKSE